From Spiroplasma eriocheiris, the proteins below share one genomic window:
- a CDS encoding PTS transporter subunit EIIB has translation MDPLKIILIVVAMIIMILFILMMIFWKKIFNYHKAFTPSTKIPFSVNDLINILGSINNIEEVRATLTRLKVTVKNLDDVDLTLIKTKFKLKNPEIIKNTIVLPFGNISLKIKNIIDQQKLNN, from the coding sequence ATGGATCCGTTAAAAATTATTTTAATTGTTGTTGCAATGATAATTATGATTTTATTTATTTTAATGATGATTTTTTGAAAAAAAATTTTTAATTATCATAAGGCATTTACCCCCAGTACAAAAATTCCGTTTTCTGTAAATGATTTAATTAATATCTTAGGTTCAATTAATAATATTGAAGAAGTGAGAGCAACCTTAACCAGATTAAAAGTAACCGTTAAAAATTTAGATGATGTTGATTTAACATTGATAAAAACAAAGTTTAAACTAAAAAATCCGGAAATTATTAAGAATACTATTGTTTTGCCCTTTGGAAATATTAGTTTAAAAATTAAAAATATTATTGACCAGCAAAAACTAAATAATTAA
- a CDS encoding lipoprotein — MRKLLSVLGAATLVSAPITSIVSCKAKTSGDNFYDPEVFEEGPFGDKELNELPYQIRKMVTNTDFITKLILLGRHENLNYNINEILSMYLSPVSIAEWIPFSYSVKGNGQHGTKKDQNYSVDLGKYVNGFLNNMSPIGSVSTGYNGYGATYASYVMGMYGDKFYQDFFKNKRFNDFTDAEDSNDTSNPAGYNAGKNLILSDEITRRNLAWGIQDTGALTNYFLTKGYQGGNPGGTAASRGPASSAKAPTNYDGYLFYDSHLFNPQPNLNGKIKDDVNGKLNPAGLKLVQDKEHYGVKLLDATRDENKLPNNKQYFGSLQSFITERGENWTLLLLWVSMCHWLKILQNRKWVHLLEQH, encoded by the coding sequence ATGAGAAAGTTATTAAGTGTACTAGGAGCTGCTACTTTAGTCAGTGCTCCAATAACATCAATTGTTAGCTGTAAAGCTAAAACATCAGGAGATAATTTTTATGATCCTGAAGTATTTGAAGAGGGACCATTTGGTGATAAAGAACTAAATGAGTTACCTTATCAAATTCGTAAAATGGTTACCAATACTGATTTTATTACAAAATTAATTTTATTAGGTCGCCATGAAAATTTAAACTATAATATCAACGAAATTTTATCAATGTATCTTTCACCAGTCTCAATTGCTGAATGGATTCCATTTTCTTATAGTGTTAAGGGTAACGGTCAACATGGGACTAAAAAAGATCAAAATTATTCAGTAGATTTAGGGAAATATGTTAATGGATTTTTAAATAATATGTCGCCAATCGGGTCAGTCTCAACAGGTTATAATGGCTATGGGGCAACTTATGCTAGTTATGTCATGGGTATGTATGGTGATAAGTTTTACCAAGATTTCTTTAAAAATAAACGTTTTAATGATTTTACTGATGCAGAAGATAGCAATGATACTTCTAATCCTGCAGGTTATAATGCAGGAAAAAATTTAATATTAAGTGATGAAATTACTCGTCGTAATTTAGCATGAGGAATTCAAGACACTGGCGCGTTAACAAATTATTTCTTGACAAAAGGATATCAAGGAGGAAACCCAGGTGGAACTGCTGCTAGCCGTGGTCCTGCTTCTTCGGCAAAAGCTCCAACAAATTATGATGGGTATTTGTTTTATGATAGCCACTTATTTAATCCGCAACCAAATTTAAATGGTAAGATTAAAGATGATGTTAATGGTAAATTAAATCCTGCAGGTTTAAAATTAGTGCAGGATAAAGAACACTATGGAGTGAAACTATTAGATGCCACAAGGGATGAAAATAAACTACCTAATAATAAACAATATTTTGGTTCTTTACAATCATTTATAACTGAACGGGGGGAGAATTGAACATTGCTTCTACTGTGAGTCAGTATGTGTCATTGGTTAAAAATTTTACAGAATCGCAAATGGGTTCATCTGTTGGAACAGCATTAA
- a CDS encoding FtsX-like permease family protein, giving the protein MLLIKQCIISAFKNKAQMIVFTILILLSSLLGTTFYVTSSRLIDGNNYMGYGNFHYDYSFNYIASGYDANNVQTISPWYTFDADYASTGDGVAELDFPTLTIGKADSALLPINLATTNFTPGKTPTTLVSDLDFQWDKKDIENGIFGSLYRFNFKSPSFLNSTIGQIYQRDIWGKPTSAQKTKAITLISNYMDMINNSQITTNLKLTIIDFINQNYKTAGWNLNQAVEFANKFINGSTWDPTKPTTFVNPTDSWEVKGILSDTQNIPTIEYDKSTNKEIRNDVLTYNSSSEKWGLRGNIGVVVHTINKTVQKPSNFEFYYANSQNPEIIKSNQAILEKGSFRVRNLDTYDFFDTFAPFRGYKNQDFFNLYYNLIGFLTNFEIATRNQAVVWSATGKKYRFIAAWSSIIDSAGKFIPIYDDPDQMKIIQHSNYWDSLKGMRDTVIVSPQYATANGLSFDSKISVGQSQELYVGAYGGDTQDIYPTIYDDDVIPSTASQAILYISHPMFQELFGENNTTGYLDGEFQDVSRGLLTHTGNLKNKDTDFLNFKKYLADNVNDLRNVTNAINNKNDNNINNNSIFKTYADNTNVNRRYNLLNSTIKLYLVIAVVCVILFLLVISFVSFVLLKKIIEKQKTQIGILKANGYTTFEISSAYLLYLLIPIIISVPIGWALGLALQIPIMDIFNNYFIIPIKFSANAFPLLYFFLLFIILIGLIVFLTCYTMLGKSVLLLVNANQNIKPNLYLSRLVSRIKFKRFTNKFRLILISVSLKNIMLFMLTFIVATAILTLSLLIPTTINNISREYYKNIKYKTEYNLNNVQYNNPLSRYALYNMASPLPDFDENNPTPDPIGEDMAFAQYVKNSSGDSWQGVNDPEFQQYYSEYVTNMLLYNIAQLKGTNISLAMLDYIVKQAPVAKQDDVANLLQTIVCNMLPQVFGQEAIDNIPSGSYLQKWTYCVEKATNTILPSEIKEMWSRNSTIKNRFSFGFGSLPFDRQHDELYTGYQAKLMNINGKDVQDRNILINSYGYTKGNHNKMNLNNDDIFKYDLHNKTIPILINQAAVKTYGLSVGDKINFGTISNALQYLGKDNKMHDIKPEWWYFKTDDVTGNQQIYQMDLSKFTYSPQNDNSQQIWGYNIGTTDHPNIIPYQQMKDIMLKIPKDSIDVSFWNKNSIKINSNTGQTETHLFCNETGDCAENGIVTSVGDSYLIRVYDLGFDHTLNNLGDLVSSGFPTTWYNSAMTLGLLKSTSLDKIPTYNLSDYQYQVIGIQNTYDHPRIFLDQQYANQVLGYPTDVNANNQPYWFNGKYSSNEKAVDQTERYILNSTNGNYSMLNFKDNFAPAITNADYVGIKQQILIKLTSITIEIATLFIVLTIITAIIIIFLMTDAFLAKYTKFIATLRIQGYAVREINSMILGMFIPFVLIGWALGFGLLWVIVKEAVSAVLLNVGLVIPFTMSYYIIPIVFVIVMFMFAITFIISSKKILAMNVQLLATVNDE; this is encoded by the coding sequence ATGTTATTGATTAAACAGTGTATTATATCTGCTTTTAAAAATAAGGCCCAAATGATTGTTTTTACAATTTTAATTTTATTATCTTCATTATTAGGAACAACATTTTATGTAACTTCTAGTAGACTAATTGATGGTAATAATTATATGGGTTATGGTAATTTTCATTATGATTACTCCTTTAATTATATTGCTTCAGGTTATGATGCCAATAATGTTCAAACGATATCACCATGATATACATTTGATGCTGATTATGCTTCAACAGGTGATGGGGTTGCGGAACTTGATTTTCCAACTTTAACAATTGGAAAAGCTGACTCTGCCTTATTACCAATCAACTTAGCAACTACTAATTTTACACCAGGGAAAACTCCCACTACATTAGTAAGTGATTTAGATTTTCAGTGGGATAAAAAAGATATTGAAAATGGTATTTTTGGTAGTTTATATCGTTTTAATTTTAAAAGTCCAAGTTTTTTAAATTCAACAATTGGTCAAATTTACCAACGTGATATTTGGGGGAAACCAACTAGTGCACAAAAAACCAAAGCAATTACTTTAATTTCAAATTATATGGATATGATTAATAATTCTCAAATTACAACAAATTTAAAATTAACAATTATTGATTTTATTAATCAAAACTATAAAACAGCTGGGTGAAATCTTAACCAAGCTGTTGAGTTTGCTAATAAATTTATTAATGGTTCAACTTGAGACCCTACAAAACCAACAACCTTTGTTAATCCAACCGATAGTTGAGAAGTTAAAGGGATTTTAAGTGATACACAAAATATTCCAACAATAGAATATGATAAATCAACAAATAAAGAGATAAGAAATGATGTTTTAACTTATAATAGTAGTTCAGAAAAATGAGGATTACGAGGGAATATTGGTGTTGTTGTGCATACCATTAATAAAACAGTGCAAAAGCCATCTAATTTTGAGTTTTATTATGCCAATAGTCAAAATCCAGAGATTATCAAATCAAACCAAGCAATTTTAGAAAAAGGTTCATTTCGTGTTCGCAATTTAGATACTTATGATTTCTTTGATACTTTTGCCCCATTTCGTGGTTATAAAAACCAAGATTTCTTTAACTTATACTATAACTTAATTGGATTTTTAACAAATTTTGAAATTGCAACAAGAAATCAAGCGGTTGTGTGATCAGCAACTGGGAAAAAGTATCGTTTTATTGCGGCATGGTCATCAATTATTGATAGTGCTGGAAAATTCATTCCAATTTATGATGACCCTGACCAGATGAAGATTATTCAACATTCAAATTATTGGGATAGTCTAAAAGGAATGCGTGATACAGTAATTGTGTCACCCCAATATGCCACGGCTAATGGCCTGTCGTTTGATTCAAAAATTAGTGTTGGACAAAGTCAAGAACTATATGTTGGGGCTTATGGAGGAGATACCCAAGACATTTATCCAACAATCTATGATGATGATGTGATACCTTCGACCGCTTCCCAAGCAATTTTATATATTTCACATCCAATGTTTCAAGAATTATTTGGGGAAAATAATACTACTGGCTATCTGGATGGTGAATTTCAAGATGTCTCACGAGGATTATTAACACATACAGGAAATCTTAAAAATAAAGATACTGATTTTCTTAATTTTAAAAAATATTTAGCCGATAATGTTAATGATTTAAGAAATGTTACAAATGCAATTAATAATAAAAATGATAATAATATTAATAATAATTCAATTTTTAAAACATATGCCGATAATACGAATGTTAACCGTCGTTATAATTTATTAAACTCAACAATTAAGTTATACTTAGTTATTGCTGTTGTCTGTGTTATCTTATTCTTACTAGTAATTAGTTTTGTTAGTTTTGTATTATTAAAAAAAATAATTGAAAAACAAAAAACACAAATTGGAATTTTAAAAGCCAATGGGTATACTACTTTTGAAATTTCTTCAGCCTATTTATTATATTTACTAATTCCAATCATTATTAGTGTTCCAATTGGATGAGCCTTGGGTTTAGCGTTACAAATACCAATTATGGATATCTTTAACAATTATTTTATTATTCCAATTAAATTTAGTGCCAATGCATTTCCACTTCTATACTTTTTCTTATTATTTATTATATTAATTGGCTTAATTGTTTTCTTGACTTGTTATACAATGTTAGGGAAAAGTGTGCTTTTATTGGTAAATGCTAACCAAAATATTAAACCAAACCTGTATTTGAGTAGATTAGTTAGTCGGATTAAATTTAAACGGTTTACTAATAAATTCCGGTTAATTTTAATTTCAGTGTCCTTAAAAAATATTATGCTATTTATGTTAACATTTATTGTGGCAACGGCTATTTTGACCTTATCACTATTAATTCCCACGACAATTAATAATATTTCCCGGGAATATTATAAAAATATTAAGTATAAAACAGAATACAATCTAAATAATGTTCAATATAATAATCCGCTATCTCGTTATGCGCTTTATAATATGGCTTCACCCTTACCAGATTTTGATGAAAATAACCCAACCCCTGATCCAATTGGTGAAGATATGGCTTTTGCCCAGTATGTCAAAAATAGTAGTGGGGATTCTTGACAAGGTGTTAATGATCCTGAGTTTCAACAATATTATAGTGAATATGTGACAAATATGTTATTGTATAACATTGCCCAATTAAAGGGAACTAACATTTCGTTAGCAATGCTTGACTATATTGTTAAACAAGCACCAGTGGCTAAACAAGATGATGTTGCTAATTTATTACAAACAATTGTATGTAATATGTTACCTCAAGTATTTGGTCAAGAAGCAATTGATAATATACCAAGTGGTAGTTACTTACAAAAATGAACCTATTGTGTTGAAAAAGCAACTAACACAATTTTACCTTCAGAAATTAAAGAAATGTGGTCACGGAATAGTACCATTAAAAATCGTTTTTCATTTGGTTTTGGTTCGTTACCATTTGACCGCCAACATGATGAGTTATATACTGGTTATCAAGCAAAACTAATGAATATTAATGGAAAAGATGTCCAAGATCGTAATATTTTAATTAATAGTTATGGGTATACCAAAGGTAATCATAATAAAATGAATCTTAATAATGATGATATTTTCAAATATGATCTTCATAATAAAACAATTCCAATTTTAATTAATCAAGCTGCTGTTAAAACATATGGGCTTAGCGTTGGGGATAAAATTAATTTTGGAACGATAAGTAATGCTCTGCAATATTTAGGGAAAGATAATAAAATGCATGACATTAAACCAGAGTGGTGATATTTTAAAACCGATGACGTAACGGGGAACCAACAAATTTATCAGATGGATTTAAGCAAATTTACTTATTCACCGCAAAATGATAATAGTCAACAAATATGGGGCTATAATATTGGAACAACAGACCATCCAAATATTATTCCTTATCAACAAATGAAAGATATTATGTTAAAAATTCCAAAGGATTCAATTGATGTTAGTTTTTGAAATAAAAATTCAATTAAAATTAATAGTAATACTGGTCAAACAGAAACACATCTCTTTTGTAATGAGACCGGGGATTGTGCTGAAAATGGGATTGTAACAAGTGTTGGTGATTCTTATTTAATTAGGGTTTATGACTTAGGATTTGATCACACTTTAAATAATTTAGGGGATTTAGTATCTTCGGGATTCCCAACCACATGGTATAACAGTGCAATGACTTTGGGATTGTTAAAATCTACTAGTTTAGATAAAATCCCAACCTATAACTTATCAGATTATCAATATCAAGTTATTGGGATTCAAAATACTTATGACCATCCCCGGATTTTTTTAGACCAACAATATGCTAATCAGGTGTTAGGTTATCCAACGGATGTTAATGCGAATAATCAGCCGTATTGGTTTAATGGGAAATATTCATCAAATGAAAAAGCAGTTGATCAAACTGAACGCTATATTTTAAATTCAACTAATGGTAATTATTCAATGCTAAATTTTAAAGATAATTTTGCTCCGGCAATCACGAATGCTGATTATGTCGGAATAAAACAACAAATTTTAATAAAATTAACTTCAATTACTATTGAAATTGCCACCTTATTTATTGTTTTAACAATTATTACCGCTATTATTATTATTTTCTTAATGACCGATGCCTTTTTAGCTAAGTATACCAAATTTATTGCCACCCTCCGGATTCAAGGTTATGCGGTGCGAGAAATTAACAGTATGATTTTAGGAATGTTTATTCCATTCGTACTAATTGGTTGGGCATTAGGATTTGGACTATTGTGAGTTATTGTTAAAGAAGCAGTTAGTGCTGTTTTATTAAACGTGGGCTTAGTAATTCCTTTCACAATGAGTTATTATATTATTCCAATTGTGTTTGTAATCGTAATGTTTATGTTTGCTATCACTTTTATAATTTCTTCGAAAAAAATCTTAGCAATGAATGTTCAATTATTAGCTACAGTTAATGATGAATAA